A region of Sesamum indicum cultivar Zhongzhi No. 13 linkage group LG7, S_indicum_v1.0, whole genome shotgun sequence DNA encodes the following proteins:
- the LOC105166843 gene encoding uncharacterized protein LOC105166843, whose protein sequence is MATAVAPVSVSGGRRTNNCGLVSVNSSAFVKTQMLTIQRKMPTRANRNLSIRAQYDDRSGGSGADFVAGFLLGGAVFGTLAYIFAPQIRRSLLNEDEYGFKRAKRPIYYDEGLEKTRQTLNEKISQLNSAIDNVSSRLRGGNNLPQVPVEIDPEEAAL, encoded by the exons GAGGACGTCGTACCAACAACTGTGGCCTTGTATCTGTAAATTCTAGCGCTTTTGTCAAGACTCAGATGTTAACAATTCAACGGAAGATGCCCACTCGAGCCAACCGCAACTTGTCTATTCGTGCTCAATACGA TGACCGTAGCGGTGGAAGTGGTGCTGATTTTGTGGCTGGTTTTCTTCTTGGAGGTGCAGTATTTGGAACACTTGCTTATATTTTTGCTCCACAG ATAAGAAGATCATTGCTAAATGAAGATGAATATGGGTTTAAGAGGGCCAAGCGACCAATTTACTATGATGAAGGTTTGGAG AAAACGAGGCAGAccttgaatgaaaaaataagccAACTCAACTCTGCCATCGACAATGTGTCTTCCCGGTTGAGAGGTGGCAATAATTTGCCCCAGGTACCAGTCGAGATTGATCCCGAAGAAGCTGCCTTGTGA